The DNA window GTTTGGATAACGTACTTCAGGGGCTGCGGAAGCTAAGTAAACTTTATTTGCGCCTGCTTCACGTGCCATTTCAATGATCTGTTCTGATGTTGTACCACGAACAATAGAGTCATCGACTAACAGTACATTTTTACCTATAAACTCAGATGAAATTGCATTCAATTTACGACGTACAGACTTACGACGCAAAGTTTGTCCTGGCATGATAAACGTACGGCCAATATAACGGTTTTTAACAAAACCTTGGCGATACGGTAAATCGAGTACTTTTGCAATTTCTAACGCACTATCACATGACGTTTCAGGAATTGGGATAACAACATCAATGTCTATATCAGCCCATTCACGCTTAATTTTATGACCGAGCTTCTCACCCATTGCAAGGCGTGATTCGTAAACCGATACCTTATCAATGGTTGAGTCTGGACGTGCAAAATAAACAAATTCGAAGATACATGGGTTATGCTTTGCATTTTCAGCACAGTGCGCGCTAAATAGCTCACCTTCATCAGTAATATAAACAGCTTCACCTGGTTCAATATCACGTACAAAGTTAAAACCAACTGCATCGAGTGCAACAGATTCAGAAGCAACCATATATTCTTTTCGAGCACCTTCAGTTCGCATACCCAATACTAATGGGCGAATACCGTTAGGATCACGGAAAGCAACAAGGCCATGATTAATAATCAGTGATACCACAGCGTAAGCACCGCGTGCTTGCTTATGTACAGCGGTAACAGCAGTGAAAATATCTTCTGAGCTCAAATGTAAACTTGGGCATTTATCTAATTCATGAGCCATAACATTAAGCAATACTTCAGAATCAGAAGTTGTATTAATGTGACGACGGGCTTTATGAAATTGATCTTCTTTTAATTGAGCGGCGTTGGTTAGATTTCCGTTATGAGCAAGGGAAATACCGAACGGGGAGTTAACATAGAAAGGTTGAGCCTCAGCGGCACTCGAGCTTCCTGCTGTTGGGTATCGAACATGTCCAATACCAATATTACCTTTCAAGCGTTGCATATGTTTAGCTTCGAATACATCGCTCACTAAACCATTCGCTTTGCGCTGCCTAAAGTTTCCATCACTTAAGGTTACAATCCCAGCAGCATCCTGTCCACGATGCTGTAATACTGTTAATGCGTCATAGATAGACTGATTAACAGGGGTTGTAGAAACAATGCCAACAATTCCACACATAACCTAAATCCTCGTTTACTGTGCTTTCGATAAAATGCTATTTATAACGTTTCGCTTGTCATAAACCCTGCATATTGTCCCATGCAGAAGCTTGATGTTCAAAAAACCATTTAATGAGTGGTTTTAACTCAGCTATTAGTGGCGAACCCTGCCACCAAGCCGTTTCCGGGAAACTGGTGAATAGCTGTAAAAATAACAGCAACACGCACACCACTAATATTCCTCGGGCAATACCAAAGCATACACCGAGCAACCTATCCGTACCTGATAAACCAGTTTTATCCACTAGCTGGCCAAGTATGTAATTTAGCAAAGCCCCTAATATAAGGGTCGAAATAAATAATAGCGCTATCGCAACGCCATTTTTAACTAATTGTTCGCTGAATGCAGAACTAAATGCATCGAAATTTTCTAAGTAGGCAGCAATATCTTGATAATAATAACGAGATATAAAGAAGGCACAAAACCAAGTGCAAAGAGAGAACGCTTCCTTGACAAAACCACGCACTAAACTTATCACTGAAGATAAACCAACAATACCTAAAATAAGATAATCAATCCATGCCATATTTTGTTCCACTCATTTGAAATTCGCGCCATTGTAACAAGTTAAATACGAGATTGATAATAGTTATAAACAAAAAAAACCGACATAAATGTCGGCTTTTTAATTACTTGTCTCGAGGGTCAAATTTCTCAATTACACCTTTCAAACCAGTGATTTTCTGTAATTTTGGCAATAAACGTTTTAACTCATTTTTATTTACGTTAGGCCCTACATATAATCGATTTAACTGGCCAGCCTGTTTATGACGCGGTAATCGATAGGCATCAAAGCCTGCTTTTCTAATTTTTTCAACCAAATCATCAACAGCGACTGAATTCTTGAAGGTACCTAAACGAATATTCCAACTATGACCAACTGGCGGTATGACTTTTACAATTTCGACAGCTTTAACTAATGGGACAAGTTTGGGGGCTTTAGTGATAGGTTTAGGTGCTGCCGATTCCACCTTTTTAGCCTCCGTTAAATTAACTTTGGGTGCGGGTTCAATGAGTAATTCGGCGACTTCATTATCAAATGACTCAAAGTTAACGGGCTCAGCAAGTTCAACTAACGCAGGACGCAAAGGAATACTAGCTGCATTCTCACGATACGTGACCTTCTGACCATCTAGCAAGTCAGGTAAAAAGATAATGCCAATCGCCACTAGAATAATAGTGCCGACTAAACGGTGTTGAAATGTCGATGCCACGTCTATTTAACCACTTATATGTTGGATAATTTCTGCTACGGTGAAAAATGAGCCGAAACCAATAATAATGTCATTACAATCAGCGCTTTGATTTGCAGATTGCCAAGCTTGCGCTATTGTATCATGACTCATAGGCTGCTGGCTAAGGCTATCACGGCTTTTCCCATTCAGCTCCATCGCGTCAACTAATCCCTGCTCGATTTGCTGACAAGACGCTGCACGCTCCCCCTGGAGTGCAGCCAAGTGCCAACAATCAATAACGTCAGTTAAAGCCGCCAAACTTGCTGCAATATCTTTATCTTTAAGCATGCCAACAACAGCAATAATCTTAACCGGTGAATGAATCTGCTGCTTTAAACATGTGAGTTGTGTTGCGAGGTAACCCGCGGACTCAGGATTATGTGCAACATCCAAGAATTGTTGTGGCGAGGTACCTAATCGTTGCATACGACCAGGTAACCTTGCATTTGCAACACCACTGCGAATGGCAGATTCAGGTACAGCTAATCCTAACGCTTGAATTGCGGCAATTGCCGTAGCGCCATTTTGCAAAGGTAACTGGGGAATAATCAGGTCAGAAAAAATAGATCCAATATTAGTCTGTTGTTCTGTTGAACTCACTTGCCAGTCCCAACTTTCAGCATGCTGCGTGTAATAATAATCACGATTAACAGCAATCAGTTCCGCACCGACTTCATCAGCATACTCAGCAATGGTAGATGGCGGATTAATCACACCACAAATGGCTTTTTTATTGGCGCGGAAAATACCCGATTTTTCACGTGCGATAACGGCTTTATCTGTACCAAGCCAATCAGCGTGATCAATATCAATCGTAGTGACAACAGCAACATCAGCAGAAACAATATTTGAAGCATCTAAACGACCACCCAATCCAACTTCAAGGATCACAACATCTAATGTTGCATCTTGAAATAATTTCAATGCGGATAATGTCGTAAATTCAAAATAAGTTAATGTGGTATCACCGCGCCCAGCTTCAATAAAGGCAAATGAATCAGCATGCGCTTGTGCGCTGAGCATCTCACCGTTAACACGTACACGCTCTCGATAATCTTGTATATGAGGGGAACTGGTGACACCAACATTGTAACCAGCATCTAGGAGAATTCGTTCTAAAAATGCGCAGGTAGAGCCCTTACCATTTGTGCCTGCAACGGTAATGACTTTCGCATCAAATGTCGTTAATGCTAAATCAGCAGCAACGCGTCCTATACGACCTAATCCCATTTCAATATTAACAGGATGAATACTTTCTAAATAGCAAAGCCAGTCTGCGAGAGACTGGCTTTTATTAATACTGTTCAACATCGGTAATAGTTACTCGTTAATGTTTTGAGCGTCACTTGGAGTCTTAATTTCATCCGCTGCAGGTACAACTATGGGAGTTGTTTCTGTACTTGCTGATGCAGTCGCGATGTTATCAGACGTTTCCAAGTTCATCATCTTCGCTAATAAGCCTGCAAGTTTATCACGCATTTGGCGACGATCAACAATCATATCGATCGCACCTTTCTCCAACAAAAATTCACTACGTTGGAAACCTTCAGGTAGCTTCTCACGTACCGTTTGCTCAATAACACGTGGTCCAGCAAAACCAATCAGTGCTTTTGGTTCAGCAATATTAATATCACCTAACATAGCTAGACTTGCAGATACACCACCCATTGTTGGGTCTGTCAGTACAGAAATGTAAGGTAAACCTTTTGCTGATAATTTCGCTAATGCCGCACTCGTCTTCGCCATTTGCATTAATGAGAATAATGCTTCCTGCATACGCGCACCGCCGCTTGCAGAAAAACAAATCAACGCACGGTTCTCAGCCATACATTCATTAATTGCAGCAACAAAACGAGCACCAACAACGGTTGCCATTGAACCACCCATAAATGAGAATTCAAATGCACAAACGGCAACAGGAATACCTTTAATCGTCCCTTTCTCTACGACTAACGCA is part of the Moritella viscosa genome and encodes:
- the purF gene encoding amidophosphoribosyltransferase, whose protein sequence is MCGIVGIVSTTPVNQSIYDALTVLQHRGQDAAGIVTLSDGNFRQRKANGLVSDVFEAKHMQRLKGNIGIGHVRYPTAGSSSAAEAQPFYVNSPFGISLAHNGNLTNAAQLKEDQFHKARRHINTTSDSEVLLNVMAHELDKCPSLHLSSEDIFTAVTAVHKQARGAYAVVSLIINHGLVAFRDPNGIRPLVLGMRTEGARKEYMVASESVALDAVGFNFVRDIEPGEAVYITDEGELFSAHCAENAKHNPCIFEFVYFARPDSTIDKVSVYESRLAMGEKLGHKIKREWADIDIDVVIPIPETSCDSALEIAKVLDLPYRQGFVKNRYIGRTFIMPGQTLRRKSVRRKLNAISSEFIGKNVLLVDDSIVRGTTSEQIIEMAREAGANKVYLASAAPEVRYPNVYGIDMPSTEELIAHGRNVDEIATMIGADALIFQDLDDLIAAVSKCNPEIKKFETSVFSGEYVTGDIDADYLQRLNDVRSDGAKTVKEKEEIANLEIHNEGG
- the cvpA gene encoding colicin V production protein (protein DedE) translates to MAWIDYLILGIVGLSSVISLVRGFVKEAFSLCTWFCAFFISRYYYQDIAAYLENFDAFSSAFSEQLVKNGVAIALLFISTLILGALLNYILGQLVDKTGLSGTDRLLGVCFGIARGILVVCVLLLFLQLFTSFPETAWWQGSPLIAELKPLIKWFFEHQASAWDNMQGL
- a CDS encoding putative sporulation and cell division protein, which produces MASTFQHRLVGTIILVAIGIIFLPDLLDGQKVTYRENAASIPLRPALVELAEPVNFESFDNEVAELLIEPAPKVNLTEAKKVESAAPKPITKAPKLVPLVKAVEIVKVIPPVGHSWNIRLGTFKNSVAVDDLVEKIRKAGFDAYRLPRHKQAGQLNRLYVGPNVNKNELKRLLPKLQKITGLKGVIEKFDPRDK
- the folC gene encoding FolC bifunctional protein — translated: MLNSINKSQSLADWLCYLESIHPVNIEMGLGRIGRVAADLALTTFDAKVITVAGTNGKGSTCAFLERILLDAGYNVGVTSSPHIQDYRERVRVNGEMLSAQAHADSFAFIEAGRGDTTLTYFEFTTLSALKLFQDATLDVVILEVGLGGRLDASNIVSADVAVVTTIDIDHADWLGTDKAVIAREKSGIFRANKKAICGVINPPSTIAEYADEVGAELIAVNRDYYYTQHAESWDWQVSSTEQQTNIGSIFSDLIIPQLPLQNGATAIAAIQALGLAVPESAIRSGVANARLPGRMQRLGTSPQQFLDVAHNPESAGYLATQLTCLKQQIHSPVKIIAVVGMLKDKDIAASLAALTDVIDCWHLAALQGERAASCQQIEQGLVDAMELNGKSRDSLSQQPMSHDTIAQAWQSANQSADCNDIIIGFGSFFTVAEIIQHISG
- the accD gene encoding acetyl-coenzyme A carboxylase carboxyl transferase subunit beta, which produces MSWIEKILPKSKSATARRNIPEGVWTKCTSCDQVLYHAELERNLGVCPKCDHHMRVNARERLNKLLDKDGRIEIGAEFEPSDKLKFRDTKKYKERLSSAQKTTGEKDALVVEKGTIKGIPVAVCAFEFSFMGGSMATVVGARFVAAINECMAENRALICFSASGGARMQEALFSLMQMAKTSAALAKLSAKGLPYISVLTDPTMGGVSASLAMLGDINIAEPKALIGFAGPRVIEQTVREKLPEGFQRSEFLLEKGAIDMIVDRRQMRDKLAGLLAKMMNLETSDNIATASASTETTPIVVPAADEIKTPSDAQNINE